A segment of the Candidatus Poribacteria bacterium genome:
GTATCTATATAGACCCACCCTACAACACCGGCAATAAGAATTGGATATACAAGGACGACGTAAGCAATCCACCCATGCAAGAATGGTTTAAGGAGCATAGTTGGGTCGACAACGAAGATATGGAACGGCATGACAAGTGGCTCTGCATGATGTGGCCCCGGTTGCATCTGCTAAAGGAGCTGCTTGCTGAAAACGGTGCTATTTTTATATCTATTGATGATCACGAACAGCATCGTTTGCGGATGTTGATGGATGAGATTTTTGGAGCGGAAAATTTTGTAACTAACATAATTTGGCAGAAAAAATTTAGCCCGCAAAATGACGCTAAATATTTTTCCGATAATCACGATTTTGTTTTATGTTACGCAAAGAACAAAGATATATGGAGACCCGTTCTGCTGCCGAGGACTGAGAAACATGACAAGCGATATTCTAACCCCGACAATGATCCACGGGGCCCTTGGAGCTCTAGTGGATTAGATGTTAAAACCTATCAAGAAGAATATGACTATCCCATTACCACTCCATCAGGCCGAGTTGTGAACCCTCCGCAAAGTAGATGTTGGCGGTGTGGTAGAGAAAAATTTGATGAATTAGTGAATGATAATCGGATATGGTTTGGTGAAGAGGGCAATAATGTCCCTCGTGTAAAGCGATTTCTATCGGAGGTAAAACAAGGTATTACACCTTTAACTGTATGGCTACACGAAGATGTAGGACATACACAGAGTGCAACGCAAGGACTCAATAAAATTGGAGTTGCTTTCCCAAATCCTAAACCACACACTTTACTAAAACGTATCTTACAAATTGGGACGCAACCTAATGACCTCATTTTGGACTCTTTCGCTGGTAGTGGAACAACTGCTCATGCCGTCCTCGCCTTGAACAAAGAAGATGGCGGCAACCGGAAGTTTATCCTCATTGAATGCGAAGACTATGCAGACACTATCACAGCCGAACGCGTTCGGCGCGTCATAAACGGCGTTGAGAACGCTAAAGATAAAACGTTGAAGGAAGGTCTCGGCGGCTCTTTCACCTACTGCACGCTCGGTGAACCTATTGCAATAGAAACGATGCTCACCGGAGAATCTTTGCCACCGTATTCAGTTCTCGCTGCCCATTTGTTGTTTACTGCTGCTGGCGTTTCTGTTGGAGAGGAGAAACTCGATCAGAAAAACGGTGACGGGCTTTTTTATTCGGATGGCAAAAACGACTACTACTTGCACTACCAACCCGATCTTGAATTCTTATCCAGCGACGAGGCACTGCTAACACAGGAGCACGCCGAACACATCCGAGATGCCAGTCGTCAAAACGGTAAAAAAGCGATTGTTTACGCTGCAGGCAATTACATCGGGCAGCGTGAACTCACAAAGATGGGAATCGTATTTTGTCAACTCCCTTATGTCCTGCAGGAAAGATAAAGAGGTGGAATTATAATGGAATTAAAAGTATATCAACAGAACGCATTGGACGCTTTCACCCGCTGGTTAGAGGCACTATCTGAGGCTGAAAATACTTCAAAAACCGCTATAGAGGCACTGAAACAAGCAGGTGTTGATAGTATTCCCGCCGAGTTGCATAATTACCCCCAAAATGCATGGCAGAATTTGAAACAGAACGACGGCGTTGCCCCAACTGCCGGCGACTACGTTACACGCACCGACGACGCAAAACGTCCCATTCCACATATCTGTTTTAAAGTCCCAACGGGTGGCGGGAAAACCCTGCTCGCAGCATCCGCTTTGGAACGTCTCCATCGGCAACGTGGGCTAACACTATGGATTGTGCCGACGAGAGCAATCTATGCACAAACCAAAAAAGCTTTATGGGACAAAGAACACCCTTACCGTAAAATGTTGGAGCGCGCCAGTGCCGGTAAAGTCAAAATGCTCGAAAAGGATGACCCTTTCAATAGAGACGATATTGCCAATTACCTCTGTGTTATGCTGCTGATGTTGCCAGCGGCGAATCGACAAAAAGGCAAGGAATTCCTCCGGATGTTCAAAGACACCGGAAAATATCCCAGTTTTTTCCCCGACAGTGACGACATTTTCGGCGACACTCGCATGCGAAATGAATATCCCGATCTGGAGTGTAAAAGTGAAGCGGAAGGTGGAGTCGTTAAACAGAGTTTGTTTAATGTGTTTAAAATGCTCCGTCCTATTATTGTTTTAGACGAAGCACATAAAGCGTATGGCGCGAAAAGACAGAAAGCAAACGAAGAATTTGCCCGCTCTATCAACCGCCTCGATCCCCAAATGATAATAGAACTCTCTGCTACACCCAACCGTGGCATCAGCAATCTACTCGTTGATATTGACGGAACCGCCCTAAAACAGGAGGAGATGATTAAGTTACCCGTACAAGTGAAATCCAATTTCAGGAAAAATGCGGAAACGACTTCTTGGCGGGACGATTGGCAATACACTTTGCAGCAGGCAGTTGACGAACTTGAACAACTCAATAAAGAAGCAGAGGCACTTGAAAACACCACCAACCGATATATCCGACCCATCGCCGTTGTCCGAGTCGAGCGGACAGGCAAGGATCAGCAAGATGGTGAGCGTATCCATGCCGAAGACGCGCGCGCCTATCTTACACGCTTAGGTATACCACCGGAGGCGATCCGCGTCAAATCCGCCGAAAATGATGAACTTCAAGACGAAGATCTGCTTTCTAAAATGTCCCAGGTCCGTTGGATCATCACAAAAGCCGCACTCATGGAAGGATGGGATTGCCCCTTCGCTTACCTCTTGGTCATGTTGGACAATACACAAGCGCAAAAAGCAATCACACAACTTGTAGGACGTGTGATGCGGCAACCGCATGCCCAACTCACCGGACGAAAAGCATTGGATCAATGTTATGTCTATTGCAATAACACAGATGTCGCTGTCGCCGTCGAGCAAGTCAAGAAAGGTTTAGAATCCGAAGGTCTCACCGGTTTAGGCGATGAGGTCATTGGTGCTGCAGATACACAGGAACTCCTCGATTTACGCACACAAACCGTGAAACGCCGAGCGCGATTTCGAGGTCAGGAGATCTATTTGCCGATGGTGCTCCATAAGAATGGGGACGAGTGGATTCAACTCAATTATCAATCTCATATTCTACCCCATATAAAGTGGGCAGCAATTCAAGCACCCGATCTGAAGGCTTCTGCACCCGATACGATGATATGGCAATCTGCAGCCGTTGACGTTGGAGACGCACCGCCTGTCTACCATCCCGATCAGGAACCCTATATTGACAAAACAGTCGGCATCTCCGATTTTGCGCGCCGTCTTTCAGACCTTTTGCCGAATCCCTGGCGAGCGGCTCGTATTGCAGCGCAGATGCGCGAAAGCCTTAGACAAAACGGCGAAACCGAAGAAGATATTTACGATAGGCGTTCTTATCTCGTCCATGCCCTGCGGGAGCATGTAAAGCGTGAAGTCGAACAGCAAGCAGAGCAGATCTTTCGTAAAAAATTAGAGAAAGGTGAAATCAAATTTGACTTAGAGACAGGAGAGCCGAATTATAAACTCCGAGACCAGTATGAAATAGAGGTCAGAGCCAACGATAGACCGCTCACAAGGTATGGGAACCCTGTTCAACTCAGCCTCTTTGAACCCGTGTTTGAACAACATTTTGATAACGAATTTGAAAAGAAATTTGCCTATTATCTTGATGAACGGCGCGCACTACAATGGTGGCATCGAATCGCTGTTCGTCAACGCGGTGAGTATTACGTGCAGGGTTGGAAACAGGGACGTATCTACCCGGATTTCGTTGCAATGACGAGTGAATTTGGTGACGTAACACGCGTCCTGATTTTCGAGACAAAGGGTGAGCATCTTGGCGGCAACCTTGATACCGAATATAAGAAAAAGGTCTTGAAGACTCTTGAAGATACATTCAATAACGTCGGTACCATGTGTGTCCGTGAAGGAACAACACGCGAAGGTATCTTTCAGCTTGTATTTAACGAGCGGGAGTTTCCAGAAATCACGGCGCGTCTCGGGGAACAGAACTTTACGGAGATGGATAACTAATAGGACTTACACATGATGCTCTTTTGTAGCATAACCTGTTAGGTTGTGCCACCAAAACGTCTGTGTTTTTCAGTGAACGCTATCTAACAGAGTGCCCTACGGTCAAAATTGCGTAAGTCCTGACTAATTTTATCGTGTCGGTCCCCATATCTGTCCAGCTAAGCGTATAGGGAGCAATATATGAATCACAACCCAACTTATGAATATGCTGGAATCCCTCTATTAATACCCATTACGAGAAGTCTTATTTTTCTGATTCTTCTCATCATCGCCGGTTGCGATCTGGATACACCACCAGATAAGATGGATCCGCAATTGGCGGCACACTATCAGCGCGGTATTGATGCTTTAGACAGGCGCGACTTCGCTGAAGCCGAAAAAGCATTTCGGGCGTGTTTACAGATGGATCCCAACACCCACGATGCACGTATGCAGTTGGCACGGACCTACATCAGACAGCAGAAGTTTACCGCCGCTGAGGTAGAATTACAAATGTTAATAGGACTTCTGAAGCAGATACCAAGGGCACAGGATAAGTTATCAAGGGCATATTTGACGTTAGCACAGGTTTTCAGTTATCAACAACGCTTTTCTGATTCCACTGCCGCACTTACCAACGCGCTGGAGGTGAATCCCGACGATACAGATGCACGCATTAGGTTGGGCTATTTCTTAGGTGCCCCGCAACAAATGCTCGTCCCCGACCTCTCAGCGTCTAAGCGTCAATTTGAAAAAGTACTGGAACTTGAACCGAATAACCTTGAGGCGATGCTACAACTCGGTTTAGCCGAATTCCGGCTCGGGGAGGCGGACAAAGCAGCCGAAAGGTTTGAGAATATCATCCAAAATTACCGTCGCCACTCCGGTGCCTATTACTATCTCGGTGTCTATCATCTCCGACACGGTGATCCTGAAAAAGCCGTTGCGAATTTCAAAGAGTCGCTCCGTCTCAAACCCCGCGATCCTGAAACCTTATGGAATTTATGGACAGCATACAGTCAACTCGGCGGCTACCCCGAGGATCTGCCAGCGGAATTTAAGATTCAAGTAGCACGTAGGGGCGAGGTTACCTCGCCCCTACAGAGCCAGTTCACCAATATTGCCCCCGACTTAAAAATGGACAAGGTCGATGGCGGGCGCGGCAGTGCTTGGGGAGACTACGACAATGACGGAGATTTGGATATCGTCGCCGTCGGGACGTATCAACCGCACGTCCTTTATCGCAATAATGGGGATGGGACTTTCACAAACGTAGCAGAACAAGCAGGCGTTGCCGATCCGAGAGGCGGTTGGGGTTCGCTCTTTGCCGATTACAATAACGACGGTTACCCAGATCTCTACATCACGCGTGGCGGTTGGTCGGGGGCAGCGGAAAACACACTTTATCATAACAACGGAGACGGTACGTTTACCGATGTAACGCACACCGCAGGTGTCGCCGACCCACAAAGCAGTTTCTGTGCC
Coding sequences within it:
- a CDS encoding DEAD/DEAH box helicase family protein; this translates as MELKVYQQNALDAFTRWLEALSEAENTSKTAIEALKQAGVDSIPAELHNYPQNAWQNLKQNDGVAPTAGDYVTRTDDAKRPIPHICFKVPTGGGKTLLAASALERLHRQRGLTLWIVPTRAIYAQTKKALWDKEHPYRKMLERASAGKVKMLEKDDPFNRDDIANYLCVMLLMLPAANRQKGKEFLRMFKDTGKYPSFFPDSDDIFGDTRMRNEYPDLECKSEAEGGVVKQSLFNVFKMLRPIIVLDEAHKAYGAKRQKANEEFARSINRLDPQMIIELSATPNRGISNLLVDIDGTALKQEEMIKLPVQVKSNFRKNAETTSWRDDWQYTLQQAVDELEQLNKEAEALENTTNRYIRPIAVVRVERTGKDQQDGERIHAEDARAYLTRLGIPPEAIRVKSAENDELQDEDLLSKMSQVRWIITKAALMEGWDCPFAYLLVMLDNTQAQKAITQLVGRVMRQPHAQLTGRKALDQCYVYCNNTDVAVAVEQVKKGLESEGLTGLGDEVIGAADTQELLDLRTQTVKRRARFRGQEIYLPMVLHKNGDEWIQLNYQSHILPHIKWAAIQAPDLKASAPDTMIWQSAAVDVGDAPPVYHPDQEPYIDKTVGISDFARRLSDLLPNPWRAARIAAQMRESLRQNGETEEDIYDRRSYLVHALREHVKREVEQQAEQIFRKKLEKGEIKFDLETGEPNYKLRDQYEIEVRANDRPLTRYGNPVQLSLFEPVFEQHFDNEFEKKFAYYLDERRALQWWHRIAVRQRGEYYVQGWKQGRIYPDFVAMTSEFGDVTRVLIFETKGEHLGGNLDTEYKKKVLKTLEDTFNNVGTMCVREGTTREGIFQLVFNEREFPEITARLGEQNFTEMDN
- a CDS encoding site-specific DNA-methyltransferase, whose translation is MPTLDFKGKHHIYAHHLSVPYRPLEPDESRSCNPSGEEDNLIIHGDNLHALKALLSRYANRVKCIYIDPPYNTGNKNWIYKDDVSNPPMQEWFKEHSWVDNEDMERHDKWLCMMWPRLHLLKELLAENGAIFISIDDHEQHRLRMLMDEIFGAENFVTNIIWQKKFSPQNDAKYFSDNHDFVLCYAKNKDIWRPVLLPRTEKHDKRYSNPDNDPRGPWSSSGLDVKTYQEEYDYPITTPSGRVVNPPQSRCWRCGREKFDELVNDNRIWFGEEGNNVPRVKRFLSEVKQGITPLTVWLHEDVGHTQSATQGLNKIGVAFPNPKPHTLLKRILQIGTQPNDLILDSFAGSGTTAHAVLALNKEDGGNRKFILIECEDYADTITAERVRRVINGVENAKDKTLKEGLGGSFTYCTLGEPIAIETMLTGESLPPYSVLAAHLLFTAAGVSVGEEKLDQKNGDGLFYSDGKNDYYLHYQPDLEFLSSDEALLTQEHAEHIRDASRQNGKKAIVYAAGNYIGQRELTKMGIVFCQLPYVLQER
- a CDS encoding FG-GAP-like repeat-containing protein; translation: MNHNPTYEYAGIPLLIPITRSLIFLILLIIAGCDLDTPPDKMDPQLAAHYQRGIDALDRRDFAEAEKAFRACLQMDPNTHDARMQLARTYIRQQKFTAAEVELQMLIGLLKQIPRAQDKLSRAYLTLAQVFSYQQRFSDSTAALTNALEVNPDDTDARIRLGYFLGAPQQMLVPDLSASKRQFEKVLELEPNNLEAMLQLGLAEFRLGEADKAAERFENIIQNYRRHSGAYYYLGVYHLRHGDPEKAVANFKESLRLKPRDPETLWNLWTAYSQLGGYPEDLPAEFKIQVARRGEVTSPLQSQFTNIAPDLKMDKVDGGRGSAWGDYDNDGDLDIVAVGTYQPHVLYRNNGDGTFTNVAEQAGVADPRGGWGSLFADYNNDGYPDLYITRGGWSGAAENTLYHNNGDGTFTDVTHTAGVADPQSSFCAAWADYDNDGYIDLYIANGVIGDGAANVLYRNNGDGTFTNTAETAGVANTGNSLGTAWGDYDKDGYIDLHVVNYGQSNVLYRNNGDGTFTDVTAAAGMSLAVTDAFVTFFLDVDNDADLDLFISNSGSFQSFIAGQITGSATHDSDRQVLYRNNGDGTFTDVTKKSGLYHAYGAMGANFGDINSDGYVDIYLATGAPQMGRLERDALFQNNGDGTFTDATVALGLGNIGKGHGVTFGDADADGDVDIYVPVGGAFIGDQWHNLFYQNAGTGNNYLTLKLVGVKSNRDGIGAKVTLNLGDSTIYREVSGGCGFGSTNSLPLEIGLETHTKVDTLEIIWPSGQVDTHRNLSVNQRLILTEGEDL